The Chloroflexota bacterium genome window below encodes:
- a CDS encoding ABC transporter ATP-binding protein, with product MDKVIEIKNLSFNYPDGHKGLKNVDFVVCPGENVAVIGPNGAGKSTLLLHLNGILRGNSSVKICGLAMEDNNLKEIRKRVGLVFQDPEDQLFSLSVFDDVAFGPINMDYSEAEVGQRVIRALEWVGMCGYEQRSPHHLSFGEKKRIAIATVLSLDPEVLVIDEPTSNLDPRSKWSLIALLKQLPMTKIIATHDLELVSALCHRTMVMDEGKVVADGDTEAILGDIPLLKGHGLAPTRI from the coding sequence ATGGATAAAGTCATAGAAATCAAAAACCTTTCCTTTAATTATCCTGATGGACATAAGGGATTGAAAAATGTTGACTTTGTCGTCTGTCCTGGTGAGAATGTGGCGGTGATTGGCCCCAATGGAGCTGGGAAATCAACGCTTTTACTTCATCTAAATGGAATCCTCCGTGGCAATAGCTCTGTGAAGATTTGCGGCTTAGCTATGGAGGATAATAATTTGAAAGAAATAAGGAAAAGAGTTGGCCTGGTATTTCAGGATCCTGAGGACCAGCTTTTCTCATTGAGCGTCTTTGATGATGTTGCCTTTGGCCCTATAAACATGGATTACTCCGAGGCCGAAGTTGGACAGCGTGTGATTCGAGCTCTGGAGTGGGTTGGAATGTGTGGTTATGAACAGCGTTCACCTCATCATCTTAGCTTTGGCGAGAAAAAACGTATTGCCATTGCCACTGTTTTGTCCTTAGACCCTGAGGTTCTGGTTATTGATGAACCTACTAGCAACCTCGACCCGCGAAGCAAATGGTCTTTGATTGCTTTGCTGAAGCAGCTTCCTATGACCAAAATCATCGCCACTCATGACCTGGAATTGGTAAGTGCTCTGTGCCATCGGACTATGGTGATGGATGAAGGAAAAGTAGTTGCTGATGGTGACACCGAAGCGATTTTGGGTGATATTCCTTTGCTCAAGGGACATGGTCTGGCGCCAACTAGGATTTAA
- the acs gene encoding acetate--CoA ligase — protein sequence MADIKTITSMMGEKRVFNPPREVSEKAYIRNLVEYKDVYQWSINDPEGFWGEMAEQLDWYKKWDKVLVDDFKEGKHEWFVGGKLNVCQNCLDRHVRTWRRNKAALIWEGDIGDSKILTYQQLYQEVCKFANVLKKHGVKKGDRVSIYLPMIVELPIAMLACTRIGAIHSVVFGGFSADALKDRMLDCGSTVLICVDGYYRGGKIIRSKDNADEALAACPDVKDVIVVKRANIEVAMKEGRDYWWDNEMAADGVKAHCEPEVMDAEDPLFILYTSGSTGKPKGVLHTQAGYLLYCYQTFKWIFDMKEEDTFWCTADIGWVTGHSYIVYGPLSYGATVLMFEGVPNYPHPDRFWDIVEKYQVSIFYTAPTALRAIMREGDEWPEKHDLTSLRLLGTVGEPINPEAWIWYYNVIGKGKCPIVDTWWQTETGGVLITPLPGSTPLKPGSATLPFPGVEPAVLREDGSVADVNEGGYLVIKKPWPGLMRRVYGDPERFKNTYFVRFPGVYTTGDGARVDEDGFYWLMGRIDDVINVSGHRIGTAEVESALVSHDKVAESAVVGMPHEIKGQGIYAFVTLKASVVKSEELKKELVAHVRKEIGPIATPDKIQFADALPKTRSGKIMRRILTKIAAGDVEQLGDTTTLADPSVVDILVKERI from the coding sequence ATGGCAGATATTAAAACAATCACCTCAATGATGGGGGAGAAAAGAGTTTTTAATCCTCCAAGGGAAGTCAGTGAAAAGGCTTACATAAGGAATCTGGTCGAGTATAAAGACGTCTATCAATGGTCCATTAACGACCCCGAGGGATTCTGGGGAGAGATGGCAGAGCAGCTGGATTGGTACAAGAAATGGGATAAGGTGCTTGTTGATGATTTCAAAGAGGGCAAGCACGAATGGTTTGTGGGCGGCAAACTCAATGTTTGTCAAAATTGCTTGGACAGGCATGTTAGGACATGGAGAAGAAATAAGGCAGCACTGATTTGGGAAGGTGACATTGGTGACAGCAAGATACTCACCTATCAACAGCTGTATCAAGAGGTGTGCAAATTTGCTAATGTGCTCAAAAAACATGGCGTTAAAAAGGGAGATAGGGTATCTATTTATCTACCTATGATTGTCGAATTACCGATTGCTATGTTGGCCTGTACCAGGATCGGTGCTATTCATAGTGTTGTGTTTGGTGGTTTTAGCGCTGACGCCTTGAAGGATAGGATGCTGGACTGCGGGTCTACGGTACTCATTTGTGTAGATGGTTACTATCGTGGCGGTAAGATTATCCGGAGTAAAGACAATGCTGATGAAGCCCTTGCGGCCTGCCCTGACGTAAAAGATGTAATAGTGGTCAAGAGGGCTAATATTGAAGTAGCCATGAAAGAAGGGCGTGACTATTGGTGGGATAACGAGATGGCTGCTGATGGCGTTAAAGCACACTGTGAGCCTGAGGTTATGGATGCTGAAGACCCTCTGTTTATCTTGTACACCAGTGGTAGCACCGGGAAACCGAAAGGCGTTCTCCATACTCAGGCAGGTTACCTATTGTACTGCTATCAGACCTTTAAGTGGATTTTTGACATGAAGGAAGAAGACACTTTCTGGTGCACAGCCGACATTGGTTGGGTGACTGGGCACTCATATATCGTTTATGGCCCCTTGTCTTACGGAGCAACGGTCCTTATGTTTGAAGGGGTACCAAACTATCCCCATCCTGATAGGTTCTGGGACATTGTCGAAAAGTACCAAGTCAGTATTTTCTACACTGCCCCCACTGCTCTACGGGCCATAATGAGGGAGGGAGATGAGTGGCCTGAAAAGCATGATTTGACCTCCTTGCGTCTCTTAGGAACAGTGGGCGAACCTATAAATCCCGAGGCTTGGATTTGGTACTACAATGTAATAGGTAAAGGTAAGTGTCCGATTGTAGATACCTGGTGGCAAACAGAAACAGGCGGAGTATTAATCACTCCTTTACCCGGTTCTACTCCACTTAAGCCAGGGTCAGCGACGTTACCATTTCCTGGGGTTGAGCCAGCCGTGCTTAGGGAGGATGGTTCCGTTGCTGATGTGAATGAGGGCGGTTACTTGGTGATTAAAAAACCTTGGCCGGGTCTGATGCGGCGGGTCTATGGTGACCCTGAGAGGTTCAAGAACACTTACTTTGTTCGGTTCCCTGGCGTGTATACAACAGGAGACGGAGCTAGGGTAGACGAAGACGGGTTCTACTGGTTAATGGGTCGTATAGATGATGTTATTAATGTGTCAGGTCATCGCATAGGCACGGCCGAGGTCGAAAGTGCTCTGGTGTCTCATGATAAGGTGGCAGAATCTGCAGTTGTTGGCATGCCCCATGAGATAAAAGGGCAAGGCATATATGCTTTTGTTACTCTAAAAGCTAGCGTGGTAAAGTCCGAAGAGCTTAAGAAAGAACTGGTAGCCCATGTTCGCAAAGAGATTGGCCCCATAGCTACACCAGACAAGATTCAATTTGCTGATGCTTTGCCCAAGACCAGGAGCGGCAAGATTATGAGGAGAATATTGACCAAGATTGCTGCTGGTGACGTAGAGCAATTGGGTGATACCACTACTCTGGCTGACCCCTCGGTGGTTGATATACTGGTTAAGGAGAGAATCTAG
- the cbiQ gene encoding cobalt ECF transporter T component CbiQ yields the protein MKHSFIDEYSDLDSFIHRLDPRTKLIANLAFILTVVLTPASNWRVFAFYFCIIVALLILSKLPPLYVLKRSLVIFPFVLLIAVFIPFFKEGEIAGSYNIWLWHVSVTYNGLFILANVVVKAWLCILALILLPSTTRLADLLKGLRQLGMPLVMILILSFMYRYIFVLADEVMRMQQARDSRNFGGKRLHQLKAIGSMVGTLFIRSYERGERIYAAMLSRGFDGQIRTLQNLSLRPADAYFSAIFCLMLIFPFIISW from the coding sequence GTGAAGCATAGCTTTATTGACGAATATAGTGACCTGGACAGCTTTATCCACAGGCTTGACCCGCGGACTAAGCTCATTGCCAACCTGGCTTTTATACTGACCGTGGTGTTGACACCGGCAAGCAACTGGCGAGTTTTTGCTTTCTACTTCTGTATCATAGTTGCTTTGCTAATCCTTTCCAAGTTACCGCCGCTTTACGTTCTTAAAAGATCTCTGGTTATTTTCCCCTTCGTTTTGCTGATCGCTGTCTTTATCCCCTTTTTTAAAGAAGGGGAGATAGCTGGCAGCTATAATATCTGGCTATGGCACGTCTCAGTAACTTACAATGGCTTGTTTATTCTGGCGAATGTGGTGGTAAAAGCCTGGCTCTGTATTTTAGCTCTGATTTTGCTGCCATCGACAACAAGGCTTGCCGACTTGTTAAAAGGCTTGAGGCAATTAGGTATGCCTCTTGTGATGATATTGATACTTTCTTTCATGTATCGCTACATTTTTGTTTTGGCGGATGAGGTGATGCGGATGCAGCAAGCGCGCGATAGTAGAAATTTCGGTGGCAAACGGCTGCATCAACTGAAGGCCATCGGTAGCATGGTCGGAACCTTGTTTATCAGGAGCTATGAGCGGGGCGAAAGGATTTATGCCGCTATGTTGTCCAGAGGTTTTGATGGCCAGATTCGCACGCTGCAAAATTTGAGCCTCAGACCGGCTGATGCTTATTTTAGCGCCATCTTTTGTCTTATGCTCATTTTCCCATTTATTATCTCGTGGTAG
- the nadC gene encoding carboxylating nicotinate-nucleotide diphosphorylase, protein MRLPNTPQAKLIIDQALAEDLSWGDVTTEALVPETQQGKASIIAKARGIIAGTDIARQVFLKVDPKLKINILIKDGTEVKPSDVIARIEGKTSNILKAERVALNFLQRLSGIASETARYVEAVKGLPVNITDTRKTTPGLRTLEKYAVQIGGGKNHRMHLGDGILIKDNHLAALRNQGLSIEEIIARARQNAPPKLKIEVEVKTQKEAVEAAAAGADVIMLDNMELEDMRQAVQLIKGRALIEASGGINLERVRAVAETGVDLISIGALTHSPKVLDISLELD, encoded by the coding sequence ATGAGATTGCCAAACACTCCGCAAGCTAAACTAATTATTGACCAGGCTCTAGCCGAAGACCTCAGTTGGGGAGATGTGACTACAGAGGCATTGGTACCCGAAACACAGCAGGGCAAGGCATCGATAATAGCCAAAGCAAGAGGAATCATAGCTGGAACCGATATAGCCAGACAGGTTTTTCTTAAAGTTGACCCGAAATTAAAGATAAATATTCTTATCAAGGACGGTACTGAAGTTAAGCCCAGCGATGTGATAGCCAGAATAGAAGGCAAAACATCAAACATATTGAAAGCCGAGCGGGTCGCCCTAAACTTCCTGCAACGTCTCAGCGGAATTGCCTCAGAAACAGCCCGTTATGTCGAAGCCGTAAAGGGGCTGCCTGTTAACATCACCGATACTAGGAAGACTACACCGGGATTAAGAACATTGGAAAAGTACGCTGTGCAAATCGGCGGCGGTAAAAACCATCGCATGCATCTAGGAGACGGCATTCTTATTAAGGACAACCACTTGGCAGCACTCCGTAACCAAGGGCTGAGCATAGAGGAAATTATAGCCAGAGCCCGCCAAAATGCTCCTCCGAAGCTGAAAATCGAGGTTGAAGTCAAAACTCAAAAGGAAGCTGTCGAAGCTGCTGCAGCCGGAGCCGATGTTATAATGCTTGATAATATGGAACTTGAAGATATGCGTCAGGCTGTACAACTAATCAAAGGCCGTGCCCTAATCGAAGCTTCCGGAGGCATTAATCTGGAAAGAGTTAGAGCCGTTGCTGAAACCGGCGTTGACCTTATATCAATAGGAGCCCTCACTCACTCTCCGAAAGTCTTAGATATCAGCCTGGAATTAGATTAA
- a CDS encoding PAS domain S-box protein: MSDRWRIFHICLLTLFFLVLTLSHYHELLAGIPIVGEVSITSSLGLSRHVIERFIYIVLVIYAGWSLGIMFGIATLLASAIAMLPWALFISTNPIDAITESIAALIISGLSISLIQMHRGWYRQKQRLRGIKVALRTSQQNYEELFTNASDAIWVHDLNGKIIMANKACETVSGYSPDDAIGKNVSEFMSPDALSIARGIKIKLMKGQAIDQRYDQRLIKKDDSEAIVELFTRLIRDDDGKPIAFQNIARDVTEERRLRDNLRFQIHKTLMAQEEERKRIARELHDDIAQSILLLSRQLDILISGGAQNRLPKASVGELEYIQNIANETYKGLQRYARDLRPSILDQMGLVAALNWLAEELSKELGTKTTVKADKLPLLASETELAMFRIAQEALNNVRKHAQASEVNITVKTDSNNIKMAITDNGKGFSTPRLTGDLAREGKLGVLGMEERARLIGGELHIKSGPGKGTTVIAKAPI; the protein is encoded by the coding sequence ATGTCAGATAGATGGCGAATTTTCCACATCTGTTTGCTAACCCTCTTTTTCTTAGTTCTAACTCTATCTCATTACCACGAGCTTCTGGCCGGGATACCTATAGTAGGCGAGGTATCTATTACTTCGTCCCTTGGTTTATCAAGGCATGTCATAGAGCGATTCATTTACATCGTACTCGTAATCTATGCTGGCTGGTCACTGGGAATAATGTTCGGCATTGCTACATTGTTGGCCTCTGCTATCGCTATGCTACCTTGGGCACTATTTATATCCACTAATCCCATAGACGCCATAACCGAGAGCATCGCTGCGCTTATTATCAGTGGCTTAAGCATTTCCCTAATTCAAATGCACCGCGGATGGTATCGGCAAAAACAAAGGCTGCGTGGAATCAAAGTGGCCTTAAGAACATCCCAACAAAACTACGAGGAGCTTTTTACTAATGCCAGTGATGCCATCTGGGTTCATGACCTTAACGGCAAGATAATTATGGCCAATAAAGCCTGCGAAACAGTCAGTGGCTATTCCCCAGATGACGCAATAGGCAAAAATGTTTCCGAATTTATGTCCCCCGATGCGCTCAGTATAGCCAGAGGAATCAAAATTAAGCTCATGAAGGGCCAAGCCATAGACCAGCGCTACGACCAAAGATTAATCAAAAAAGATGACTCAGAAGCTATTGTAGAATTGTTTACCCGTCTAATCAGAGATGATGACGGCAAGCCCATCGCCTTTCAGAATATCGCTCGTGATGTGACTGAGGAAAGAAGACTGCGGGACAATCTCCGATTTCAAATTCACAAAACTCTCATGGCACAGGAAGAAGAGCGAAAACGCATTGCTCGGGAACTCCATGATGATATTGCCCAATCTATATTGTTATTGTCACGCCAACTGGATATCCTTATATCCGGAGGTGCCCAGAATAGGCTGCCAAAAGCTTCAGTAGGCGAGCTAGAGTATATACAAAACATAGCCAACGAGACCTACAAAGGTCTGCAGCGCTACGCACGTGACCTGAGACCAAGCATTTTGGACCAGATGGGACTAGTGGCAGCATTGAATTGGCTGGCTGAGGAACTTAGTAAAGAACTGGGGACCAAAACTACGGTGAAAGCGGATAAATTGCCCCTACTCGCCTCAGAAACAGAGCTAGCCATGTTTCGCATTGCGCAAGAGGCATTGAACAACGTTCGGAAGCATGCTCAAGCTTCCGAGGTCAACATTACAGTGAAAACTGATTCGAACAATATAAAGATGGCTATCACAGACAACGGCAAGGGCTTCTCGACACCCAGATTGACCGGGGATCTGGCAAGAGAGGGAAAACTCGGCGTCTTGGGCATGGAAGAGCGAGCACGTCTTATCGGAGGTGAGTTACACATAAAATCCGGGCCAGGCAAAGGTACAACTGTAATCGCCAAAGCACCTATTTAA
- a CDS encoding cyclic nucleotide-binding domain-containing protein — protein sequence MKKFDVLRKCEMFRTLDDKQLREVEKMCDHEEFGAGSIICKQGCKEQKLYVIENGTVGIILEVGPLAQRQVQAVTDYEAFGWSAMLDPYICTATVKALESTKVLTFDGQELSALCITKPEIGCRVSRGIARVVATRLRQAYAQLLGVTSQV from the coding sequence ATGAAGAAGTTTGATGTGTTGAGAAAATGCGAAATGTTCAGGACTTTGGATGATAAGCAGCTTCGCGAAGTGGAAAAAATGTGCGACCATGAAGAATTTGGTGCTGGGTCGATTATCTGCAAGCAGGGTTGCAAGGAGCAAAAACTCTACGTGATTGAAAACGGCACGGTAGGGATTATTCTGGAAGTTGGGCCACTTGCCCAACGCCAGGTTCAAGCGGTAACTGATTACGAGGCATTCGGTTGGTCAGCTATGCTCGACCCATATATTTGCACGGCTACGGTAAAAGCTTTAGAGAGTACAAAGGTGTTGACCTTTGATGGGCAAGAGTTATCCGCTTTGTGCATCACCAAGCCTGAGATAGGCTGCAGAGTCTCCAGGGGGATTGCACGTGTGGTAGCAACTAGACTGCGCCAGGCATATGCTCAGTTATTGGGTGTCACTTCTCAGGTGTAG
- a CDS encoding response regulator transcription factor — MKTKTRILIADDHPLLREALCQVFSNQKDMEIVGQANNGEEAINLTSQLKPDILVMDIMMPKFDGLEASRQIKKIAPNTAILILTAYDDDNYVLGLLEAGATGYLMKSARGQDLVEAVRAIRAGESVLHPKIIEKLLKQAMAKPAETVDRKIKDLLSDREMEMLKLLATGMSNKEIADKLCLSLRTVKAHMSNIFTKMNVASRSEALVEALRTGLLTLKDIKQEATPED, encoded by the coding sequence ATGAAGACGAAGACCAGAATTTTAATCGCCGATGACCATCCACTGCTGCGCGAAGCACTGTGCCAAGTATTTTCCAATCAAAAAGACATGGAGATAGTTGGCCAAGCAAATAATGGTGAGGAGGCTATCAACCTAACTTCCCAATTGAAGCCAGATATTCTAGTTATGGATATTATGATGCCAAAGTTCGATGGTCTTGAAGCTAGCCGACAGATTAAGAAAATTGCTCCCAATACTGCCATATTAATTCTCACTGCCTACGATGACGACAATTATGTTCTTGGATTACTAGAGGCTGGAGCAACTGGTTACTTGATGAAGAGTGCTCGAGGACAAGACCTGGTAGAAGCCGTGCGAGCTATAAGAGCCGGCGAATCAGTACTTCACCCTAAAATCATTGAGAAGCTGCTCAAGCAAGCCATGGCTAAACCAGCAGAAACTGTAGACCGCAAAATAAAGGACCTTCTGAGCGACCGGGAGATGGAAATGCTGAAGCTGTTGGCTACCGGAATGAGCAACAAAGAGATAGCCGACAAACTATGTCTCAGCCTACGTACTGTCAAGGCTCACATGTCCAATATTTTCACCAAGATGAATGTCGCTTCGCGAAGTGAAGCTCTCGTTGAGGCCCTTAGAACAGGACTTCTTACCTTAAAAGATATCAAACAAGAAGCTACTCCAGAAGATTAG